A genome region from Lactobacillus sp. ESL0791 includes the following:
- a CDS encoding BspA family leucine-rich repeat surface protein: MGKNNFTERSKKTGSQNKQEHFSIRKLTVGAASVLIGFGFVNANNQVVKADAQKPDDTDANVQSNNQEKTAASSADQQQASANTAAGIDTQTHARKHSQAAAGDQTQAKLSTFNGLTSFLRDATPETPKESEEGAVSAPSSSAAQQPEDTAEQSKKVETEQKLNAAATSLNTALNQAKTISNSDKYKQDTQERQEALQAAVTQAQTVANKYHDLGSSPLSEDDQTKLLADITAASDKLTALLSEYTAEKEQVEAQDGISLRSNSGHDGDITWTYTSGTLTFTGSGTLSSTGIQYLGVSVGDITKIVFSGPMHAIKLAADSSHKFTNLSNVTEIDGLTNLDTSAVTDMSYMFSGVNKMTTLDLSGWNTSSVLNMSHMFEEGYYNNSSKLSSIIFTGWDTSHVTDMSYMFSNRYGLQDMYDGLTSLDLSALNTSSVTNMSHMFSGDRDLTGITFGSAANWDTSNVTDMSNMFDGDQKLQTANLNIVTSGNYWKTSSVKNMCSMFSSTGSITSLDLSTWDTSSVTTMNSMFSYTNLTSLDLHTWDTSSVTDMSSMFYYTDVRSLDLHTYTDGSGAHWDTKNVTDMDSMFNHARELSTLDLTGWDTSKVIRMDSMFYYCDDLGSIDGISAWDTSKVKYMGSMFYSCARLTDLDLHTYTDGSGTHWDTSSVIDMAYMFQYCSSLGSDSGSLNISTWNTSNVTSMGFMFYGCKNLTSLSISTWNISKVQNMVCMFLDCSGLTSLNLITDTTSGHNYWNIGANIPAGSGACISMTSMFAGCSGLTKLKISNWNTARVNGMDNMFSGCSSLKTASDIDISSWDVSNVTDMSYMFHNCSQLQNLNINNWHTGNVAHMEYMFSGCTELGDDGSGNYTLNIGTWDTSRVQDMHNMFSGCSSLHSLDLHAYTDAAGSHWNPCSVTNMSYMFDSCSNLQSLSMSTWDTGNMQNMSYMFNNCALLNNLDLHTYTDAAGSHWNTAKVSTMEGMFDGCTTLNDFNFKGWDTSTVANMSYMFKNCTSLTGTKVAQEGIAAFDTSAVTTMAYMFAGDSSIKDLILAYNAGNLNDMSYMFSGMYSAATSSPISKPETGVKYIDITAMNTSTVIYMSHLFDGDQLLNNLNVNSFNTDFAEDMSYMFNDCRSLTSDGTDYTFDDPAGAGQRTVCLPFEVKDWITRFVSNMSYMFAGDAALTTLNLKHQDTKWDTSNVASMQHMFDGDTALTSIGDVSSWDTSSAQYMTSMFKNDKNLVGDNNKLDLSGWNTSSVLDMRSMFNGDEALTTLKLGPDWNTSNVGNTPYNYSYSVASMFNDNKNLTTIDNNGAPWGTAKVIDMSNMFNGDAKITNLDFVDSFVTGNVTNMQNMFNGNSSLTGLDLHTWNTSSVENMSNMFNGDAALTTLTLGPNWHTGNVSNLQNMFNSTKKLKKLDISAFDTGSAYSNMQSMFNNLGADSSVQSFVLTLGHFKINDNAWGDFKWKNIRAMGTSQDFDHPAGNVYTLDEFKSLYNPSNVTECPNTETYVLQIHDVDNKHYTAISPVVVKAHTGQTDRVTDQYQFTDILSFTDNEDSNTKTYSDLLAATDNIVPSKKVIQSAEWRLAADKKYSMDQEGNVKVTGGVLDENGRLIPGAKNTPGLNLGNAVIRVKYGDNTEANVPVKVELPDFVPGPMQEVTRTNKLPTVDQAKAALKTSDTEIGPDEWGKSNLTYSWIKGEHDLTPLQDSDLGAVGDHHVAIKVTYTTAGHSDGYEVVPVTLLVKKYNEEFPISTKIPITTHAVGSSSTLSVVTPGEFSKSNLAAMKDLITITDIASGYTSDNRPHDINVDNIISSLDWASGSTPTFIDNGNGTGNDCHIIAHYTDNTDGAATPVKVHVIGGQLNSAYNSGITLNVGHALPPIADALNPASVLTPASVTAINSHYNTVPNTVKYNWSTSPDRVVAPDISTGGAKNVYAIIDYGDGTTQAVPVTINVTDTSTLYSGIAYDGTLTIHAADDSTAAPTLDLATMKTHFTDTEGTPPTTSAIPSSSITGLEWATETNSVPDYTSGNIGAHTGKMQIIYTGNSVSAPFNINVNVEGATAVSSMDYSCGDNPADNIVPSAADFLDGTNGTKAPASYGLHDTDYKWVDAVSHQELTLAALHQAKGIIAAAIEVDYHDGTHQYLPVTLNLQTVAAKHSHDFTPVRINTHVGKNPNKIDVYEFITNSGSLVRDTDYQIVWANKPDTTVIGLKDDGTKDVNAAALITFVKDGSQLTVSVPGTVSGAVLKNSDTAKTLYLNDAALSAGQQADITNYYVNSSSISGYTPTYTIELDDSAAAIKVHYSDGIVQELEDVPLKVIKPATQRVETYQGNPITAQQVLANYSELAGIAGMTITNELSGINFNQTGTQTGYVNLNYTADDPAFSDFNGSFAVPVTVKVNVRPVDNSMAANFHPNGGGVQVPQYTDLPSHNNYADQAVTNANEMPAGTNYTWDTTSTADTSTKDKTDKTFVTVHYPDGSVGSIPVKVNVSDPQESDIVLKHNAYLYDEQGKRVNGQTLQSGSTVKTYGTALINKKMYYIIEADKYYIKASNVAGRKRKLDSTAHVYDKYGQQTNDQVIYAGTAVTTYGTPVMIKGQKYYLIDNNKYVPADNFPPASDTWIDPTVHGSSDTSGGVKKETMHAAYFYNKNGKRKSKAILKAGSSVVTYGKTTIKHKQYYVLDNDEFLLANNIDPAKRYLSHGAEVVDRYGKATGKKLHKGSKVSVYGKAVKIKGVSCYVIGDNQYVKASKLK; the protein is encoded by the coding sequence TTGGGTAAAAATAACTTTACTGAACGGTCAAAGAAAACAGGATCGCAGAATAAACAGGAACACTTTTCAATTCGTAAGCTAACAGTTGGAGCAGCTTCTGTCTTGATTGGCTTTGGCTTTGTTAATGCTAATAATCAAGTTGTTAAAGCTGATGCGCAAAAGCCGGATGATACTGATGCCAATGTGCAATCGAATAATCAGGAGAAAACAGCAGCTAGTTCAGCTGATCAACAACAAGCCAGTGCAAATACTGCTGCAGGAATTGATACTCAGACACATGCAAGAAAGCATAGTCAGGCAGCTGCTGGTGATCAAACCCAAGCTAAACTATCGACTTTTAACGGGTTAACTTCATTTTTGCGTGATGCAACACCTGAAACGCCGAAAGAAAGTGAAGAGGGAGCAGTTTCTGCGCCATCTAGTTCGGCTGCGCAACAGCCTGAAGATACAGCTGAGCAGAGCAAGAAAGTTGAAACAGAACAGAAATTGAATGCGGCAGCAACGAGTTTGAATACTGCATTGAATCAGGCTAAGACAATCAGTAACTCGGACAAGTATAAGCAAGACACGCAGGAAAGACAGGAAGCACTGCAAGCAGCTGTCACCCAGGCACAGACGGTGGCTAACAAATATCATGATTTGGGCAGTTCCCCTTTATCTGAAGATGATCAAACCAAACTGCTTGCCGATATTACTGCGGCCTCAGATAAATTGACGGCGCTGCTGTCCGAATATACTGCAGAAAAAGAACAGGTGGAAGCTCAAGATGGAATTTCATTGCGTTCTAATTCGGGGCATGATGGTGATATTACCTGGACGTATACCAGCGGCACGCTAACTTTTACGGGCAGTGGTACTCTTTCTTCTACTGGGATTCAGTATTTAGGCGTGTCTGTAGGTGATATTACTAAGATAGTTTTCAGTGGTCCTATGCATGCAATTAAGCTGGCTGCAGATAGTTCGCATAAATTTACAAATTTATCGAATGTTACCGAAATTGATGGGCTTACTAATTTAGATACCAGTGCGGTAACAGACATGTCTTACATGTTTTCCGGTGTCAATAAAATGACCACTTTGGATTTATCGGGTTGGAATACTAGCAGTGTATTAAATATGTCTCATATGTTTGAGGAAGGTTATTACAATAATAGTAGTAAGTTATCCAGCATAATTTTCACAGGCTGGGATACCAGTCATGTAACAGACATGTCCTATATGTTTAGCAATCGTTATGGTTTGCAAGATATGTATGACGGCCTGACTTCTTTGGATCTTAGTGCCTTGAATACCAGTAGTGTAACAAACATGAGCCACATGTTTAGTGGTGATAGGGATTTAACAGGAATCACATTTGGTAGTGCTGCCAACTGGGATACCAGCAATGTAACCGATATGAGCAATATGTTTGATGGAGATCAAAAATTACAGACCGCTAATTTGAATATTGTTACTTCAGGAAATTACTGGAAAACCAGTAGTGTGAAGAATATGTGTAGCATGTTTTCTTCTACTGGTAGCATAACTAGCTTAGATTTGAGTACATGGGATACTAGCAGTGTGACTACTATGAACAGCATGTTTTCTTATACTAACTTGACTAGCCTAGATTTGCATACATGGGATACCAGCAGTGTGACTGACATGAGTTCGATGTTTTATTATACTGACGTGAGAAGTTTGGACTTGCATACTTATACAGATGGCTCTGGTGCGCATTGGGATACCAAGAATGTAACTGATATGGATTCGATGTTTAATCACGCAAGAGAATTAAGCACTTTAGATCTAACAGGTTGGGATACTAGCAAAGTAATCAGAATGGATTCGATGTTTTATTACTGTGATGATTTAGGGAGCATAGATGGCATAAGTGCCTGGGATACTAGTAAGGTAAAGTACATGGGTTCGATGTTTTATTCATGTGCACGCTTAACCGATTTAGATCTGCATACTTATACAGATGGTTCTGGTACGCATTGGGATACTAGCAGTGTAATTGATATGGCTTATATGTTTCAGTATTGTAGCAGCTTAGGCTCTGATTCAGGCAGTTTAAACATTAGTACATGGAATACCAGTAATGTAACGTCTATGGGTTTTATGTTTTATGGATGCAAAAATTTAACAAGTTTAAGTATCAGTACGTGGAATATTAGTAAAGTACAAAATATGGTGTGTATGTTTTTAGACTGCAGCGGCCTGACCAGTTTAAATTTAATTACTGATACAACAAGTGGGCATAATTATTGGAATATTGGTGCTAATATTCCAGCTGGTTCTGGTGCATGTATATCTATGACCTCTATGTTTGCTGGTTGCAGCGGCTTAACTAAACTAAAAATAAGTAACTGGAATACTGCCCGCGTGAATGGCATGGACAACATGTTTTCTGGTTGTAGTAGCTTAAAGACAGCTTCTGACATTGATATATCTAGTTGGGACGTCAGCAATGTAACGGACATGAGTTACATGTTTCATAACTGTAGTCAGTTGCAGAATTTGAACATAAATAACTGGCATACTGGTAATGTAGCTCATATGGAGTACATGTTTTCTGGCTGCACTGAGCTAGGCGATGATGGGTCAGGTAATTATACTTTAAACATTGGCACATGGGATACTAGTAGGGTGCAAGATATGCACAACATGTTTTCTGGCTGCTCTAGTTTACATAGTTTAGATTTGCATGCCTATACCGATGCAGCAGGCTCCCATTGGAATCCTTGCAGCGTAACTAATATGTCTTATATGTTTGATAGTTGCAGTAATTTGCAAAGCTTGAGCATGAGCACATGGGATACTGGTAATATGCAAAATATGAGTTACATGTTTAATAATTGTGCTCTGTTAAATAATTTAGATTTGCATACTTATACCGATGCGGCAGGCTCCCATTGGAATACCGCCAAAGTATCTACAATGGAAGGGATGTTTGATGGCTGTACTACCTTGAATGATTTCAATTTCAAAGGCTGGGATACTTCTACTGTTGCTAATATGAGTTATATGTTTAAAAACTGCACAAGTTTGACAGGGACGAAGGTAGCCCAAGAAGGGATTGCAGCTTTTGATACTTCCGCTGTAACTACGATGGCCTACATGTTTGCTGGTGATAGTTCAATTAAAGATCTGATTTTGGCATATAATGCTGGGAACTTGAATGATATGTCGTATATGTTTTCTGGTATGTATTCTGCCGCCACGTCTTCCCCTATATCTAAACCAGAGACTGGTGTGAAGTACATTGATATTACGGCGATGAATACCAGTACTGTAATCTATATGTCACACCTGTTTGATGGTGATCAATTATTAAATAACCTGAATGTTAATTCTTTTAACACGGATTTTGCTGAAGACATGTCCTACATGTTTAATGATTGCCGAAGTTTAACTAGTGACGGTACTGATTATACATTTGATGATCCTGCTGGTGCTGGTCAGCGTACGGTATGTTTGCCATTTGAAGTTAAGGACTGGATCACACGCTTTGTCAGCAACATGAGTTATATGTTCGCTGGTGATGCAGCATTAACTACTTTGAACCTTAAGCATCAGGACACCAAGTGGGATACTAGTAATGTTGCTAGTATGCAGCATATGTTTGACGGCGATACAGCTTTGACAAGCATTGGCGATGTCAGCAGCTGGGACACTTCCAGCGCGCAGTATATGACTTCCATGTTTAAAAATGATAAAAACTTAGTCGGTGATAATAACAAATTAGACTTAAGCGGCTGGAATACTAGCAGTGTATTAGATATGAGATCCATGTTTAACGGTGATGAAGCTCTGACCACTTTAAAACTTGGTCCTGATTGGAACACGAGTAATGTTGGTAATACTCCGTACAACTATAGCTACAGCGTGGCATCTATGTTCAACGATAACAAAAATTTAACAACAATCGATAATAACGGTGCGCCTTGGGGCACTGCTAAAGTTATAGATATGTCTAATATGTTTAACGGTGATGCCAAAATCACAAACTTAGACTTTGTTGACAGCTTTGTTACTGGTAACGTTACTAATATGCAGAATATGTTTAATGGAAATAGCAGTTTAACCGGTCTAGATTTACATACCTGGAACACTTCTAGTGTGGAGAACATGTCTAATATGTTTAATGGTGATGCGGCCCTGACTACTTTAACATTAGGTCCTAATTGGCATACCGGCAATGTTTCTAATCTACAAAATATGTTTAACAGTACCAAGAAGCTGAAAAAACTAGACATAAGTGCTTTTGATACAGGCAGTGCATATTCCAATATGCAGAGCATGTTTAATAACTTGGGTGCTGATTCAAGTGTCCAATCATTTGTATTAACATTGGGCCATTTTAAAATAAATGATAATGCCTGGGGTGATTTTAAGTGGAAAAATATTCGGGCTATGGGTACAAGTCAAGATTTTGATCATCCTGCTGGTAATGTTTATACCTTAGATGAATTCAAATCCTTATATAATCCAAGCAATGTTACAGAATGTCCCAATACAGAAACTTATGTATTGCAGATTCATGATGTCGACAATAAACACTACACTGCGATAAGTCCCGTTGTGGTTAAGGCACATACAGGCCAAACTGATCGGGTAACAGACCAGTATCAATTTACCGATATTCTCTCGTTCACAGATAATGAAGATTCTAACACCAAGACGTATAGTGACTTATTAGCCGCAACCGATAATATCGTTCCTAGTAAAAAGGTAATTCAGTCTGCGGAATGGCGGCTTGCTGCAGATAAAAAATACTCAATGGATCAGGAAGGCAATGTTAAAGTAACAGGCGGCGTCCTTGATGAGAATGGCAGATTAATTCCTGGAGCGAAAAATACTCCGGGACTCAATCTGGGGAATGCGGTAATTCGTGTGAAATACGGCGACAATACTGAAGCTAACGTGCCGGTTAAAGTCGAGTTGCCAGACTTCGTCCCAGGTCCTATGCAGGAAGTTACACGGACAAACAAATTACCAACTGTTGATCAAGCAAAAGCAGCGCTTAAAACCAGTGATACGGAAATTGGACCGGATGAGTGGGGCAAATCAAACTTGACCTATTCGTGGATTAAGGGAGAGCATGATCTTACGCCCTTACAAGATTCTGACTTAGGTGCAGTTGGTGATCACCACGTAGCAATTAAGGTCACATACACTACTGCTGGTCATTCAGATGGTTATGAGGTCGTCCCAGTAACCTTATTGGTAAAAAAATATAATGAAGAATTTCCAATCTCAACTAAAATCCCTATAACAACGCATGCGGTTGGCAGCAGCAGTACGCTCAGCGTGGTTACTCCGGGAGAATTTTCTAAGAGCAATTTGGCCGCCATGAAGGATCTAATCACGATTACTGACATTGCATCGGGTTACACTAGTGACAATCGTCCGCATGATATTAATGTTGATAACATCATTTCAAGCCTAGATTGGGCAAGCGGCAGTACGCCAACCTTTATTGACAATGGCAATGGCACCGGTAATGACTGCCACATCATTGCTCATTACACCGATAACACGGATGGTGCAGCAACTCCGGTTAAAGTACATGTAATTGGTGGTCAACTTAATAGTGCATACAATTCAGGCATCACTTTAAATGTCGGCCATGCTTTGCCGCCGATCGCTGATGCATTGAATCCAGCAAGTGTGTTAACCCCAGCAAGTGTTACAGCAATTAATAGTCACTATAATACTGTTCCTAATACCGTTAAGTATAATTGGTCGACCTCGCCTGATCGGGTAGTGGCTCCTGATATCAGTACAGGTGGCGCCAAGAACGTTTACGCTATCATTGATTATGGTGACGGAACCACACAGGCAGTACCCGTAACCATAAATGTGACAGATACATCAACATTGTATAGTGGCATTGCATATGATGGAACTTTGACAATTCATGCTGCAGATGACAGTACTGCTGCACCAACTTTGGATTTAGCCACCATGAAAACGCACTTTACGGATACAGAAGGCACACCACCTACCACATCTGCCATTCCAAGTAGTAGCATTACAGGACTTGAGTGGGCAACTGAAACTAATAGTGTTCCCGATTATACTTCCGGTAATATTGGCGCGCATACTGGCAAAATGCAGATTATATACACAGGCAACTCTGTAAGTGCTCCATTTAATATTAATGTTAATGTCGAAGGAGCCACTGCTGTATCCAGCATGGACTATTCATGCGGAGATAATCCAGCAGATAATATTGTTCCTTCTGCAGCAGATTTTCTGGATGGTACTAATGGCACTAAAGCCCCAGCTAGTTATGGTCTTCATGATACTGATTATAAATGGGTTGATGCCGTTAGTCATCAAGAACTAACGTTGGCTGCGCTACATCAGGCTAAAGGAATCATTGCAGCAGCAATTGAAGTAGATTATCACGATGGCACTCACCAATATTTGCCGGTAACATTAAATTTGCAAACAGTGGCTGCTAAACATAGCCATGACTTTACACCTGTAAGGATAAATACTCATGTCGGCAAGAATCCTAATAAAATCGATGTGTACGAATTTATTACTAATTCTGGTTCATTGGTTAGGGATACAGATTACCAAATTGTTTGGGCAAATAAACCTGATACGACTGTTATTGGGTTAAAAGATGATGGCACTAAAGATGTGAATGCAGCAGCACTTATTACTTTTGTTAAAGATGGTTCGCAGCTTACCGTGTCTGTTCCAGGAACAGTTAGTGGTGCAGTTCTTAAGAACAGTGATACTGCTAAGACGCTTTATCTGAATGATGCTGCCTTATCTGCAGGCCAACAAGCAGATATTACCAATTATTATGTTAACTCTAGTTCAATCAGCGGCTATACCCCAACGTATACTATTGAATTAGATGATAGTGCGGCAGCAATAAAGGTTCATTATAGTGACGGCATTGTGCAGGAACTTGAAGATGTGCCGCTTAAGGTTATTAAGCCGGCCACGCAGCGGGTTGAAACTTATCAGGGCAACCCTATAACTGCACAGCAAGTGCTTGCTAATTACAGTGAACTAGCAGGTATTGCGGGAATGACGATAACTAATGAGCTTTCTGGAATTAATTTCAATCAAACTGGTACCCAAACAGGCTACGTTAACCTTAACTATACAGCTGATGATCCCGCATTTTCTGATTTCAACGGCAGTTTTGCAGTTCCGGTAACAGTCAAGGTCAATGTACGACCGGTAGATAATTCAATGGCCGCTAACTTCCATCCAAACGGCGGTGGGGTTCAGGTACCGCAATATACGGATCTCCCATCGCACAATAATTATGCGGATCAAGCTGTTACTAATGCGAATGAAATGCCGGCCGGCACGAATTACACTTGGGACACAACCAGCACGGCTGACACGTCTACTAAGGACAAAACGGACAAGACATTTGTTACGGTTCATTATCCGGATGGTTCTGTTGGTTCGATTCCCGTTAAAGTTAACGTGAGTGATCCACAAGAGAGTGACATTGTCTTGAAACACAACGCTTACCTTTATGATGAGCAGGGCAAGCGGGTCAACGGCCAAACTTTGCAGAGCGGCTCAACGGTTAAGACTTATGGGACAGCCTTAATCAACAAGAAGATGTACTACATTATTGAAGCCGACAAATATTATATTAAAGCCAGCAACGTTGCGGGCAGGAAACGTAAGTTGGACTCGACAGCGCATGTTTACGATAAATACGGTCAGCAAACCAACGATCAGGTAATTTATGCTGGTACTGCGGTTACCACTTATGGTACCCCGGTCATGATTAAGGGGCAGAAATACTATCTGATTGATAATAACAAGTACGTGCCTGCTGATAATTTTCCGCCGGCATCTGATACTTGGATTGATCCGACAGTTCATGGAAGCAGTGATACTTCAGGCGGCGTCAAGAAGGAAACGATGCATGCGGCTTACTTCTACAATAAAAACGGCAAACGCAAGAGCAAGGCAATTTTGAAGGCTGGATCCAGTGTCGTAACTTACGGTAAGACAACGATTAAGCATAAGCAGTATTATGTTTTGGATAACGATGAATTTCTACTCGCAAACAATATTGATCCTGCTAAACGTTACTTAAGCCATGGAGCTGAGGTCGTTGATCGTTACGGTAAGGCAACCGGTAAAAAGCTGCATAAGGGAAGCAAGGTTTCTGTTTATGGCAAGGCTGTCAAGATTAAAGGCGTCAGCTGTTACGTTATTGGCGATAACCAATATGTTAAAGCCAGCAAGCTGAAATAA
- a CDS encoding glycoside hydrolase family 172 protein — translation MSILKSVWNYQGEESRSISPENPIGEKGKAAMTASNLGPSRKGSSSVPINPKETITLAEINGPGIIKHFWMTTPEKTTAGSFILRDLILRIYWDDEQNPSVECPLGDFFCNGFGTRCLVNSLPIVVNPTSGMNCYFQMPFKKKAKITLTSEHPKPINHVFYTFDYALVNNLPENTIYFHAKWNREKIVKKGIDYTLIDNIKGQGYYVGTYLALCALERYWWGEGEFKFYIDNDDKFPTISSTGTEDYFGGAWAFHQQKYGKLPEAQTFNTLFTGYPFYSTQNHTREFFNTGKPNPNPEHAFGDDALPMHGLYRWHLLDPISFHKNLKVTLQNIGNDDISLYERQDDISSVAYWYQTEPHNNFSDILSRNDRLPR, via the coding sequence ATGAGTATCTTAAAAAGTGTTTGGAATTATCAAGGAGAAGAGAGTAGAAGCATTTCTCCAGAAAATCCAATTGGAGAAAAGGGAAAAGCTGCAATGACAGCAAGTAATCTTGGTCCCAGTCGCAAAGGATCTTCTTCAGTACCTATAAATCCCAAAGAAACGATCACTTTGGCAGAAATTAATGGTCCCGGAATTATTAAGCATTTTTGGATGACAACACCAGAAAAAACTACGGCTGGAAGTTTTATTTTACGTGATTTAATTCTCAGAATTTATTGGGATGATGAACAAAATCCTTCAGTGGAATGTCCCTTGGGCGACTTTTTCTGTAATGGGTTCGGTACAAGATGTTTAGTTAATTCATTACCAATTGTGGTTAATCCAACTTCTGGAATGAATTGCTATTTTCAAATGCCCTTTAAAAAGAAGGCAAAAATAACCTTAACAAGTGAACATCCTAAACCGATTAATCATGTATTTTATACGTTTGATTATGCACTAGTGAATAATCTCCCAGAAAATACAATCTATTTCCATGCCAAGTGGAATCGGGAAAAAATTGTAAAAAAAGGAATTGATTACACTTTAATCGATAATATTAAAGGGCAAGGCTATTATGTCGGTACTTATCTCGCACTTTGTGCATTGGAAAGATATTGGTGGGGAGAAGGAGAATTTAAGTTTTATATAGATAATGATGATAAATTTCCAACAATTTCTTCAACAGGTACTGAAGATTATTTTGGTGGTGCTTGGGCATTTCATCAGCAAAAATATGGAAAGTTACCAGAAGCCCAGACTTTCAACACCTTGTTTACAGGATATCCGTTCTATTCTACCCAAAATCATACTCGTGAATTCTTTAATACTGGGAAACCCAACCCTAATCCTGAACATGCTTTTGGTGATGATGCACTTCCTATGCATGGACTTTACCGCTGGCACTTGCTGGATCCAATATCGTTTCATAAAAATTTAAAAGTGACCTTGCAAAATATCGGCAATGACGATATCAGCTTGTATGAACGACAAGATGATATTTCATCAGTAGCTTATTGGTACCAAACAGAACCACATAATAACTTTTCCGATATTCTTTCAAGAAACGATCGTCTTCCACGATAA
- a CDS encoding PTS system mannose/fructose/sorbose family transporter subunit IID, with amino-acid sequence MAEDVEQVAGKKILTKKDIHRVYLRWWMGCELSLNFERYQGLGFCNAFAPCLKKLYGHGEKLKQALKRHLQFFNTQAIWGALIPGAVLAMEEAKASGEDIPEETITSFKTGLMGPMAGIGDALEGGTFMAIINSLGASFAIKGNILGPLLIIAYNIFDGFVGNFLFNMGYKMGKQSVSKVLQSGMINKLIQGGAIVGMFMMGALSSSFVKLTTKLSFNVNGQKVAIQSTLDQIAPGLLSLALVFLIFWAMKYKKMSVTKILLILIVFCLVGAFIGLF; translated from the coding sequence ATGGCAGAAGATGTAGAGCAAGTTGCGGGAAAGAAAATTTTAACAAAAAAAGACATCCATCGAGTTTATCTTCGCTGGTGGATGGGTTGTGAGTTAAGCTTAAACTTTGAACGTTATCAAGGATTAGGGTTTTGTAATGCTTTTGCACCATGCTTAAAGAAACTTTACGGGCATGGAGAGAAATTAAAACAAGCATTAAAACGACATTTACAATTTTTTAATACTCAAGCGATTTGGGGTGCTTTAATTCCAGGGGCAGTTTTGGCTATGGAAGAAGCTAAAGCATCTGGAGAAGATATTCCTGAAGAAACCATAACAAGTTTTAAAACTGGACTTATGGGGCCGATGGCTGGAATCGGGGATGCCCTTGAAGGCGGAACCTTTATGGCTATAATAAATTCTTTAGGAGCATCGTTTGCCATTAAAGGAAATATCTTAGGGCCTTTGTTGATCATTGCATATAATATTTTTGATGGATTTGTTGGCAACTTCTTGTTTAACATGGGTTATAAGATGGGCAAGCAATCTGTATCAAAAGTTTTACAAAGTGGCATGATTAATAAATTAATTCAAGGTGGAGCAATCGTTGGTATGTTTATGATGGGCGCTCTCTCCTCTTCATTTGTAAAATTAACTACTAAATTAAGCTTTAATGTTAATGGTCAAAAAGTTGCTATTCAAAGTACTTTAGATCAAATTGCGCCAGGCTTGCTTTCATTAGCATTAGTCTTCTTGATTTTTTGGGCTATGAAATATAAGAAGATGTCAGTAACAAAAATCTTGTTAATTTTGATTGTATTTTGCCTTGTGGGCGCATTTATTGGATTGTTTTAA
- a CDS encoding PTS sugar transporter subunit IIC, whose amino-acid sequence MSKLLLALITATWYWIGGSFIGYTIYPIVISPSVIGLVFGLLYGNVTTGLIAGASLEVIYIGMVNAGGNLPADRMLAALIAIPVVLETGMKPAVAVSIAIPIGIIGVFINNIRRTGNSFLIQWADKYAEEENIKGISRCATLYSLIFGFFLRFPIVFVANYFGAGLIKMILGVIPAWLMNGLTAMGGVLPALGFAMTIFVIGKNNLIPLFLIGYFMVAYFKLPIMGAAIFSICLAVLIMFWPKSKDNSDKEAS is encoded by the coding sequence ATGTCTAAATTATTGTTAGCATTAATAACGGCCACATGGTACTGGATTGGAGGCAGTTTTATTGGATACACAATTTATCCAATTGTTATTTCTCCCTCTGTTATAGGACTGGTTTTTGGACTTTTATACGGCAATGTAACAACTGGACTTATTGCAGGAGCAAGTCTAGAAGTTATTTATATAGGGATGGTCAATGCGGGCGGTAATCTTCCGGCTGATCGTATGCTAGCAGCTTTAATAGCAATACCTGTTGTTTTGGAGACAGGTATGAAGCCGGCAGTTGCAGTAAGTATTGCTATTCCAATCGGAATTATTGGCGTGTTTATCAATAATATTCGTAGAACTGGTAATTCATTTTTAATTCAGTGGGCAGATAAATATGCTGAAGAAGAAAACATTAAAGGTATCTCAAGATGTGCAACTTTGTACTCGTTAATCTTTGGCTTTTTCTTGAGATTTCCAATTGTGTTTGTTGCTAATTACTTTGGTGCAGGATTAATTAAAATGATTCTAGGTGTTATTCCTGCTTGGCTAATGAACGGTTTAACAGCAATGGGAGGAGTTTTGCCTGCATTAGGTTTTGCAATGACGATCTTTGTGATAGGGAAAAACAATCTTATCCCGTTATTCTTAATAGGATACTTTATGGTAGCATATTTCAAATTACCAATTATGGGTGCAGCTATATTCTCAATTTGTTTAGCCGTGTTAATAATGTTTTGGCCAAAAAGTAAGGACAATAGTGATAAGGAGGCTTCTTAA